A stretch of the Neodiprion lecontei isolate iyNeoLeco1 chromosome 4, iyNeoLeco1.1, whole genome shotgun sequence genome encodes the following:
- the LOC107222071 gene encoding putative zinc metalloproteinase YIL108W isoform X3 translates to MNEVLADTGLPDNDRSALTNRNTEGITVTNLTDGETVSYSLALVRGRAPMGCGRITVRNARSGVLEWPVIGGEFRAIAELTRGENTLELEAGGFKRRLGLRHEPRTTRMRVTPVYVICAGHNGRFQGPRGEDCSVESAATRIGLGARLLQTLTAEKLREAGHGRKTFQLERDLDGAECLVMHSMLHVDRARAMTQRHLWELVARELMTGPLASKDRKYLAFLSCTRYRGAPSPRTHEDTLARTEGHAALGGGGLALFGSACLHTWPTCLGQVLPRFLDETIVDTEQFMDDSNYRGTHAGCLATTLGSVLHELGHTFDLGHTREGIMGRGFDYVDRVFVGRAGIDLNRNPIRRDPQHTTVALSRPLSVTVTVQGAFGGGSPRRGRLLSETSRPSPSLSPRPNATPGRLSAPASPELNRSLSRSLTASEPPPQPDRTFWGPSCATLLAYHRWFNEEVDNLPNKGMEIRYDAKRTR, encoded by the exons ATGAATGAG GTGCTCGCCGACACGGGACTGCCGGACAACGATCGAAGCGCTTTGACGAACCGAAACACGGAGGGTATAACCGTGACAAACTTGACGGACGGTGAGACCGTGAGTTACAGTTTGGCCCTGGTACGAGGTCGAGCGCCTATGGGATGCGGCCGGATCACGGTGCGAAATGCGAGGAGCGGTGTTTTGGAGTGGCCTGTGATCGGTGGTGAGTTCCGGGCGATAGCGGAGCTCACCAGGGGAGAAAACACCCTGGAGCTCGAGGCCGGGGGATTCAAGCGTCGGTTGGGACTACGACACGAGCCACGTACGACGCGGATGAGAGTTACGCCAGTTTACGTTATATGCGCTGGTCACAACGGCCGGTTCCAGGGGCCCCGAGGCGAGGACTGCTCGGTCGAAAGCGCTGCAACGAGGATCGGTCTCGGGGCCCGTTTGCTGCAGACCCTTACCGCCGAGAAGCTTCGGGAGGCCGGACACGGCCGGAAGACCTTCCAGCTCGAGCGAGACCTCGACGGCGCCGAGTGCCTCGTGATGCACAGCATGCTCCACGTGGACAGGGCGCGCGCAATGACGCAGCGTCACCTCTGGGAGCTTGTTGCGAGGGAGCTGATGACCGGCCCTCTGGCGTCCAAGGATCGTAAGTACCTCGCCTTTCTTTCCTGCACCCGCTACCGCGGTGCCCCGAGTCCCAGGACACACGAGGACACGCTGGCCCGCACCGAAGGTCACGCGGCCCTTGGAGGCGGCGGTCTCGCACTCTTCGGATCGGCCTGCCTCCACACCTGGCCCACGTGTCTGGGTCAGGTGCTCCCGCGGTTTCTCGATGAGACGATTGTTGATACCGAGCAGTTCATGGACGACAGCAACTACCGCGGCACTCACGCTGGCTGCCTCGCCACCACCCTGGGGTCGGTGCTCCACGAGCTCGGGCACACTTTTGACCTTGGGCACACACGTGAGGGCATCATGGGGCGTGGGTTCGACTACGTCGACAGAGTATTCGTCGGGCGCGCTGGTATCGACTTAAACCGCAACCCCATCAGACGCGACCCCCAGCATACGACTGTTGCCCTCAGCCGACCCCTCAGCGTCACCGTCACCGTTCAAGGTGCATTCGGCGGCGGCAGCCCTCGCAGGGGTCGACTTTTGTCCGAGACGTCGAGGCCATCGCCTTCCCTCAGTCCCCGACCAAATGCTACACCAGGAAGGCTATCGGCCCCTGCTAGTCCCGAGCTGAACAGATCCCTGTCACGGAGTCTCACAGCGTCCGAACCACCCCCGCAACCCGACAGAACATTTTGGGGGCCTTCGTGCGCCACTCTCCTAGCCTATCATCGCTGGTTCAATGAGGAAGTTGACAATTTACCGAACAAGGGAATGGAGATCAGATACGACGCTAAGAG